In the genome of Leptolyngbya sp. FACHB-261, one region contains:
- the dprA gene encoding DNA-processing protein DprA, with translation MLSTQLDSTPAPTERAFWLAWSQVAGVGPVLQKRLHLQFGSLATAWQAEGDQLTQVEGIGPQTLQSIQMQRRSLDPMRLLAQAEAKTPDFWTPADADYPRLLWEIPDPPPVLYYRGEVSQVGLPEQWPAAVAIVGTRNPSAYGNRWARKLGQVLGEAGYLVVSGLAEGVDGEAHKGCLEAGGLTLAVLGTGVDRIYPPHHRSLYQQVLQQGLVLSEYPLGTPPDRAHFPRRNRIVAGLCCATLVIEAPDRSGALITAYQANEYGREVYALPGSLDNPKALGCLKLLEKGAQMVLGPEQLLSALGSLPQLDRLDRQVAHQGLAKSRAIAGTTPKSSALSPSVSQAEKPLPKLEEPLQQVFNAIGSDPTPLDKVVQMSGLETGLVSGTLLQLELMGLVTQIAGLRYQRL, from the coding sequence GTGCTGTCTACTCAACTTGACTCAACTCCAGCGCCCACAGAGCGAGCCTTCTGGCTAGCTTGGTCCCAAGTCGCGGGTGTTGGACCCGTGCTTCAGAAGCGATTACACCTGCAATTTGGCTCTCTGGCAACTGCCTGGCAAGCCGAAGGCGACCAACTGACCCAAGTAGAAGGGATTGGCCCGCAAACTCTTCAGTCAATCCAGATGCAGCGCCGCAGCCTTGACCCAATGCGTCTACTGGCGCAGGCCGAGGCCAAAACGCCTGACTTTTGGACGCCCGCTGATGCTGACTATCCCCGTTTGTTGTGGGAGATCCCTGATCCGCCTCCTGTGCTTTATTATCGAGGCGAAGTCAGTCAAGTCGGGCTACCGGAGCAATGGCCTGCCGCTGTGGCGATTGTTGGCACACGTAATCCCAGCGCCTATGGCAATCGCTGGGCTCGGAAACTGGGGCAGGTTTTAGGCGAAGCCGGTTACCTAGTCGTGTCAGGCTTGGCGGAAGGAGTAGACGGTGAGGCACATAAAGGTTGCCTGGAAGCCGGTGGACTGACCCTGGCAGTCTTGGGAACTGGGGTCGACCGCATCTATCCCCCCCACCACAGAAGTCTCTACCAGCAGGTGTTGCAGCAGGGTTTAGTCCTGAGCGAGTACCCTCTGGGCACGCCCCCTGATCGAGCTCACTTTCCCCGACGCAACCGCATCGTCGCTGGGCTCTGCTGTGCCACGCTGGTGATTGAGGCCCCAGACCGTTCCGGTGCGCTGATTACCGCCTATCAGGCCAATGAGTACGGTCGCGAAGTTTATGCACTGCCGGGTTCTTTAGATAACCCCAAAGCTCTGGGTTGCCTGAAGTTGCTGGAAAAGGGAGCCCAGATGGTTTTGGGGCCAGAACAACTGCTGTCGGCGCTTGGCTCCTTGCCTCAATTAGATCGTCTAGACCGTCAGGTGGCGCATCAAGGTCTAGCTAAAAGCCGAGCAATTGCAGGAACAACCCCAAAATCTAGCGCGTTGTCCCCATCTGTATCTCAAGCTGAAAAGCCTCTACCCAAACTCGAAGAGCCGCTTCAGCAAGTGTTTAATGCTATTGGCTCTGATCCCACACCATTAGACAAAGTTGTGCAAATGAGCGGTCTGGAAACCGGTTTGGTTTCTGGCACTCTTTTGCAACTAGAACTGATGGGACTAGTGACCCAGATAGCTGGCCTGCGCTACCAACGGCTATAG
- a CDS encoding zf-TFIIB domain-containing protein: MIRSWEDRAIQCPKDKKISLLDGVLSGNLPVKCCPDCKGTWIPAFEYREWLATQPEPVAKSPNDFPIPALMVDFVQSPLDTKAALCPDCGRYLSRARVGFGTPFYVERCLDCGGIWCDYGEWEVLEKLGLQTTIAQMFSAEWQMRVRENEQAQRERRLMIERLGEDLASQVFDLARVLEVHPHGDFAVAYLMRRFDHH; the protein is encoded by the coding sequence GTGATTCGATCGTGGGAGGACAGAGCCATTCAGTGCCCGAAAGATAAGAAAATCAGCTTGCTTGATGGCGTCTTGTCTGGCAACTTGCCGGTTAAGTGTTGTCCAGACTGCAAGGGAACCTGGATTCCAGCCTTTGAGTATCGAGAGTGGTTGGCGACCCAACCCGAGCCTGTGGCCAAATCGCCAAACGATTTCCCAATTCCGGCTCTGATGGTGGATTTTGTCCAGTCTCCCTTAGATACCAAAGCGGCTCTATGCCCAGATTGTGGACGCTATCTTTCGCGGGCTCGCGTTGGCTTTGGCACGCCTTTCTACGTTGAGCGCTGTCTCGACTGTGGCGGCATTTGGTGCGACTACGGGGAGTGGGAAGTGCTCGAAAAGCTAGGGCTGCAAACCACTATCGCCCAGATGTTTTCGGCGGAGTGGCAGATGCGGGTGCGTGAGAACGAGCAGGCCCAACGTGAGCGCCGCTTGATGATTGAGCGGTTGGGCGAAGACTTAGCGAGTCAGGTATTTGACTTAGCCCGGGTACTGGAAGTCCATCCTCATGGCGATTTTGCGGTGGCTTATCTAATGCGCCGCTTTGATCACCATTAG
- a CDS encoding BolA family transcriptional regulator, producing MNMPAKIQTVLRDQLGALVVEVEDESHRHAGHRGNNGGGHYNVVVVSPEFSGKTLMERHRMVHDALADEMKVAIHALSLKTYTPEQWQA from the coding sequence ATGAATATGCCAGCCAAAATTCAAACTGTGCTTCGGGATCAGCTTGGTGCTCTGGTAGTTGAAGTGGAGGATGAGAGCCATCGCCACGCCGGTCATCGGGGTAACAATGGGGGTGGTCACTACAATGTTGTCGTTGTCTCTCCTGAGTTCTCAGGAAAGACATTGATGGAGCGGCACCGGATGGTTCATGATGCCCTGGCCGATGAGATGAAGGTAGCGATCCACGCTTTGTCTTTGAAGACCTATACACCTGAGCAGTGGCAAGCCTGA
- a CDS encoding BolA family protein, with amino-acid sequence MNPSAIQALIAEGLPGASVEVIDLDGGGQHFQALVVSEQFVGLNKLKQHRLVNETVQAHINSGQLHALTLKTYTPEQWQAASVQVNLG; translated from the coding sequence ATGAATCCAAGTGCGATCCAAGCTCTAATTGCTGAAGGTCTTCCCGGAGCTTCAGTTGAAGTCATTGATCTCGATGGGGGCGGACAACATTTCCAAGCCCTAGTTGTTTCAGAACAGTTTGTCGGTCTGAATAAGCTGAAACAACATCGGTTGGTGAATGAAACAGTGCAGGCCCACATTAATAGCGGTCAACTACATGCACTCACGCTTAAAACCTACACACCTGAACAGTGGCAAGCAGCTTCGGTCCAGGTCAATCTAGGCTAG
- a CDS encoding phosphoglycerate kinase encodes MSKQTLANLAPADLTGKKVLVRVDFNVPLDDNLQITDDTRIRAALPTIRKLSESGARTILVSHLGRPKGVTEKLRLNPVAARLSELLGQAVVKCDDSIGDEVAAKVGALQNGQVALLENVRFYAEEEKNDPEFAKKLASVADLYVNDAFGTAHRAHASTEGVTHYLQPSVAGYLLEKEIQYLSSAIEDPQRPLVAIIGGSKVSSKIGVIETLLDKVDKLLLGGGMIFTFYKARGLATGKSLVEEDKLELAKTLEAKAKERGVELLLPTDVVIADAFAPDANAQTVSIESIPDGWMGLDIGPDAVKVFQDALAGAKTVLWNGPMGVFEFDKFAVGTEAIARTLADLTGEGATTIIGGGDSVAAVEKVGVAERMSHISTGGGASLELLEGKELPGLTALTEV; translated from the coding sequence GTGTCCAAGCAAACTCTAGCAAATTTAGCGCCTGCGGACCTGACGGGTAAGAAGGTGCTGGTGCGAGTTGATTTCAACGTGCCCCTCGATGACAACCTCCAGATTACTGATGACACCCGCATTCGGGCTGCGCTGCCCACGATCCGCAAATTGAGTGAGAGTGGTGCCCGCACGATCCTCGTGAGCCATCTGGGACGTCCCAAAGGTGTGACCGAGAAGTTGCGCCTGAACCCAGTTGCTGCGCGCTTGTCGGAGCTGTTGGGGCAAGCCGTCGTCAAGTGCGATGACTCGATTGGGGATGAAGTGGCCGCTAAAGTTGGTGCGCTGCAGAACGGCCAGGTTGCGCTCTTAGAGAACGTGCGCTTCTACGCCGAAGAAGAAAAGAACGATCCCGAATTCGCCAAAAAGCTCGCCTCCGTCGCTGATCTCTACGTGAACGATGCTTTCGGGACAGCTCACCGTGCTCATGCCTCCACTGAAGGGGTAACTCACTATTTGCAGCCCTCGGTGGCGGGCTATCTCCTAGAAAAAGAGATTCAGTATCTCAGCAGTGCGATCGAAGACCCACAGCGCCCGTTAGTGGCAATCATTGGTGGCTCGAAAGTTTCAAGCAAAATCGGCGTGATTGAAACCCTGCTAGATAAGGTGGACAAGCTGCTACTTGGTGGCGGCATGATTTTCACCTTCTACAAGGCTCGCGGCTTAGCAACTGGCAAATCACTGGTAGAAGAAGACAAGCTGGAACTGGCTAAGACCCTAGAGGCCAAAGCCAAAGAACGCGGCGTTGAGCTACTGTTGCCAACCGATGTGGTAATTGCTGATGCCTTTGCGCCAGATGCTAATGCTCAAACTGTGAGCATCGAGAGCATTCCCGATGGCTGGATGGGTTTAGATATTGGCCCTGACGCTGTCAAGGTATTTCAGGATGCTCTTGCTGGGGCTAAAACCGTGCTGTGGAATGGCCCAATGGGAGTGTTTGAATTTGACAAGTTCGCAGTGGGTACTGAAGCGATTGCTCGCACTCTCGCGGATCTAACGGGTGAGGGCGCGACCACAATTATCGGCGGCGGTGACTCGGTTGCTGCGGTTGAAAAAGTAGGAGTGGCTGAGCGTATGAGCCACATCTCCACGGGTGGTGGTGCCAGCCTAGAGTTGCTGGAAGGCAAAGAGCTGCCTGGCCTGACTGCCCTGACAGAAGTTTAA
- a CDS encoding universal stress protein, protein MFKTVLFPVDESRESRDCVEVVVNVVQKYGSRLLLLSVVETTEGQEASTELLHKVNAFLNKAKATLAEHDIAAETLLREGKPAFVICDVADELNVDLIIMGSRGLGLTDEAEDSVSTRVINLSPCPVLVVP, encoded by the coding sequence ATGTTCAAAACAGTTCTGTTCCCCGTTGACGAGAGCCGCGAATCCCGTGACTGCGTGGAAGTCGTGGTCAACGTGGTCCAAAAATACGGCAGTCGTTTACTCCTGCTGTCAGTCGTTGAGACTACCGAAGGCCAAGAGGCCAGCACCGAGCTACTACACAAGGTGAATGCCTTTCTCAATAAGGCCAAAGCCACATTAGCTGAGCACGACATCGCAGCTGAGACGCTCCTGCGCGAGGGCAAGCCAGCCTTTGTGATTTGCGATGTTGCCGATGAATTGAACGTAGACCTGATCATCATGGGCAGTCGGGGCCTTGGCCTGACCGACGAAGCTGAGGACAGCGTCAGCACTCGCGTGATTAATCTTTCCCCCTGCCCGGTTCTGGTAGTGCCCTAG
- the ylqF gene encoding ribosome biogenesis GTPase YlqF — protein sequence MTTPPIQWYPGHIAKAEKALIEQLKLVDVVLEVRDARIPISSRHPQIESWIGSKARLLVLNRTDMIPDRDRQRWERWFAARGETLHYTDAQHGKGIAELLKAAQAAGAQVNQRRKGRGMLPRPVRSAVIGFPNVGKSALINRLVKRRAAESARRAGVTRQVRWIRVSDEIELLDAPGILPVKLRDQEAALKLAICDDIGEAAYDNIGVAGAAIELLSQLIPDRLIERYGLDPIHCPGGVYLEQVAEARFKGDTERVARQVLNDFRKGLLGAVALELPDPQEIA from the coding sequence ATGACCACCCCACCCATTCAGTGGTATCCCGGCCATATTGCCAAGGCCGAAAAAGCTCTCATTGAGCAGCTCAAACTGGTCGATGTGGTGCTGGAGGTGCGGGATGCCCGCATTCCCATTTCTAGTCGCCACCCCCAAATTGAGAGCTGGATTGGTTCTAAAGCCCGTCTGCTAGTCCTCAACCGCACAGACATGATTCCTGACCGCGACCGGCAGCGTTGGGAGCGCTGGTTTGCCGCGCGAGGGGAAACTCTCCACTACACCGATGCTCAGCATGGCAAAGGGATTGCGGAATTGCTCAAAGCGGCTCAAGCGGCAGGGGCTCAGGTCAATCAAAGACGTAAGGGCCGTGGCATGTTACCCCGCCCGGTTCGCTCAGCGGTGATCGGTTTTCCCAACGTGGGTAAGTCTGCCCTGATCAACCGGTTGGTCAAGCGCCGTGCTGCTGAAAGTGCTCGACGCGCGGGGGTTACACGGCAGGTTCGTTGGATTCGCGTCTCCGATGAGATCGAATTGCTTGATGCGCCCGGCATCCTACCGGTCAAGCTTAGAGACCAAGAGGCTGCGCTGAAGCTCGCAATCTGTGATGACATCGGCGAAGCAGCTTACGACAACATCGGCGTAGCGGGTGCCGCCATCGAACTGCTCAGCCAATTAATTCCCGACCGTCTGATTGAACGATACGGGCTCGACCCGATCCATTGTCCTGGTGGGGTTTATCTAGAGCAAGTCGCCGAGGCACGCTTCAAAGGCGATACTGAGCGCGTTGCCCGCCAAGTTCTTAATGACTTTCGCAAGGGTTTATTGGGAGCAGTTGCCCTAGAACTGCCAGATCCCCAAGAGATCGCCTGA
- a CDS encoding DUF502 domain-containing protein: MDQSLLQRFKQGLKNDLIAGLLVVIPLATTIWLTFSISAWVIELLTRIPKQLSPFDNLNPFLADLINVGVGLSVPLVGILLIGLMARNILGQWLLHMSERLLQGIPLAGAVYKTLKQLLETLLRDSENRFRRVVLVEYPRAGVWSIGFVTGVVSEEMQAHLARPMLSLFIPTTPNPTTGWYAAVPADEVINLSMSVEDAFKIVVSGGIVTPTRVTNTLPPPTAKKIYSLVNLSRKPVSEELSS; this comes from the coding sequence GTGGACCAATCCCTATTGCAGCGTTTTAAGCAGGGTCTCAAGAACGACTTGATTGCAGGTCTACTGGTGGTCATTCCGCTAGCGACCACTATCTGGTTGACCTTTAGCATCTCGGCTTGGGTCATTGAGCTGCTGACGCGCATTCCCAAGCAACTCAGTCCCTTCGATAATCTCAATCCCTTCCTGGCGGATCTGATTAACGTTGGCGTTGGTCTGTCGGTTCCCTTAGTGGGGATTCTGCTCATTGGCCTAATGGCGCGAAATATTCTGGGCCAATGGTTATTGCACATGAGCGAGCGCTTGCTGCAAGGCATTCCGTTAGCGGGGGCCGTTTACAAAACGCTCAAGCAGCTCTTAGAAACCCTGTTACGGGACTCTGAGAATCGGTTTCGTCGCGTCGTTCTCGTGGAATATCCACGTGCCGGTGTCTGGTCGATTGGCTTCGTGACAGGGGTCGTGAGCGAGGAGATGCAGGCACATCTGGCCCGCCCAATGCTCAGTCTGTTTATACCAACCACCCCCAATCCCACGACTGGCTGGTATGCGGCAGTACCTGCTGATGAGGTGATTAACCTCTCAATGTCTGTGGAGGATGCCTTCAAAATCGTGGTCTCCGGTGGCATTGTGACTCCTACGCGCGTGACCAACACCCTGCCGCCTCCCACAGCTAAAAAGATTTACTCGTTAGTCAATCTCAGCCGTAAGCCGGTATCTGAAGAGTTGTCGAGCTAG